In a single window of the Sediminicoccus sp. KRV36 genome:
- a CDS encoding CoA transferase, translated as MTTLARLLAGAGLDPALATQADLTGTDPTLPSSFRIGEAAQASIAALGLAAASLHAARGGPMQRVAVSMDDAAAEFHSERYMRIGDTPPRDPWDAIAGAYPTRDGVVRLHTNFPHHRDGILALLGCANDRAAVAAALSQREAVAFETEATAAGLCVSAMRSFAEWDAHPQAQHLATTPLLAIERIGDAPPRPLPALASRPLEGFRVLDLTRVIAGPVAARGLAAHGAEVLHITSPHLPSIPTLVVDTGRGKSCAFLDLNDAADAARLDALAAGADAFVQSYRAGALAAKGFSAEALAARHPGIVVGELCAYGWGGPWANKRGFDSLVQTSTGFNVAEAEAAGAAPPKVLPCQPLDHASGYLLALGVVAAWQRRAAEGGSWRVRVTLARTGIWLRGLGRIADGFAGVAPHTPSLVTEEGAFGMVRHVPHAARMSVTPARWARPAEPLGASPAAWM; from the coding sequence GTGACCACGCTGGCCAGGTTGCTGGCGGGTGCGGGGCTGGACCCTGCCCTCGCGACGCAAGCCGATCTGACTGGCACGGATCCCACCCTGCCCTCCTCCTTCCGCATCGGCGAGGCAGCGCAGGCTTCCATCGCCGCACTCGGCCTCGCCGCCGCATCGCTGCATGCCGCTCGCGGCGGCCCGATGCAGCGCGTGGCGGTCTCCATGGACGACGCCGCGGCCGAGTTCCATTCCGAGCGATATATGCGTATCGGTGACACGCCGCCCCGCGACCCCTGGGACGCCATTGCCGGCGCCTACCCGACGCGCGACGGCGTGGTGCGGCTGCACACGAACTTCCCGCATCACCGCGACGGCATCCTGGCGCTGCTGGGCTGCGCGAATGACCGCGCCGCCGTTGCCGCAGCACTCTCGCAGCGCGAGGCCGTCGCCTTCGAGACCGAGGCAACGGCCGCCGGCCTTTGCGTTTCCGCCATGCGCAGCTTCGCCGAATGGGATGCGCACCCGCAGGCGCAGCACCTGGCGACGACGCCACTGCTCGCCATCGAGCGCATTGGCGATGCGCCGCCTCGTCCCCTCCCCGCCCTGGCCAGCCGCCCGCTGGAAGGCTTTCGCGTGCTGGACCTGACGCGCGTCATCGCTGGGCCCGTCGCGGCGCGCGGCCTCGCCGCGCACGGCGCCGAAGTGCTGCACATCACAAGCCCCCACCTGCCGAGTATTCCGACACTTGTGGTGGATACCGGGCGCGGCAAAAGCTGCGCCTTTCTCGACCTGAACGACGCCGCCGATGCCGCGCGCCTCGATGCGCTGGCGGCCGGTGCGGACGCGTTCGTGCAATCCTACCGGGCGGGCGCGCTGGCGGCGAAGGGCTTTTCCGCCGAGGCCCTGGCCGCGCGCCATCCCGGCATCGTGGTGGGCGAGTTGTGCGCCTATGGCTGGGGAGGCCCCTGGGCCAACAAGCGCGGCTTTGACAGCCTGGTGCAGACCTCCACCGGCTTCAACGTCGCGGAGGCCGAGGCCGCCGGAGCGGCGCCTCCCAAGGTGCTGCCTTGCCAGCCGCTGGACCATGCCTCGGGCTATCTGCTGGCGCTGGGTGTCGTCGCCGCCTGGCAGCGCCGCGCGGCCGAGGGCGGGAGCTGGCGCGTGCGGGTGACGCTGGCGCGGACCGGGATTTGGTTGCGCGGGCTCGGGCGGATCGCGGATGGCTTTGCCGGAGTTGCGCCACACACGCCTAGCCTGGTGACGGAGGAAGGCGCCTTCGGCATGGTGCGCCATGTGCCGCATGCCGCGCGGATGTCGGTGACACCCGCGCGCTGGGCGCGGCCGGCGGAGCCGCTGGGGGCCTCGCCGGCCGCCTGGATGTAG
- the atzF gene encoding allophanate hydrolase, with translation MKPPAAFTLEALAGFYAAGGSAVDVAREALARIAAFNDPALFITAVPEADVLARAANLPPGPLHGVPFVVKDNIDAAGLPTTAACPDYARMPAEDAPAVARLLAAGALLLGKVNLDQFATGLNGTRSPYGTPRNALRADLIPGGSSSGSATAVAAGIAAFSYGTDTAGSGRVPAAAQNIVGLKPSLGLIPTRGAVPACRSLDCISIFAQNVADAAAVLAIAAGPDAADPYSRAAPAGWRSMEAAPPALRLAVPEQAQLLFDTPDDAALFAGAVARAEAMGATITRVDIAPFLAVARRLYDGAWVAERTSALREWVLERPAALHPVTRSILEGGLGRLTVDAFDDFHAAAEARLLARQLFAGCDALLLPTCPGVPTLAMLAAKPIAANSRLGTYTNFVNLCDLSALAIPSGFRADGVPAGITLVGPAFSEGRLAGIGAAMHHAAGLGPTPPAPAELAADELGLFCIGAHMSGLPLNGQVRGFGGRFLRAARTVPSYRLYDLGNRPGMVRAASGGAAILGEIWALPAAQIGPFLAAIPPPLGFGRVTLEDGSSVLGFQAESEGVAAAPEITARGGWRAHLAAK, from the coding sequence ATGAAGCCGCCCGCCGCCTTCACCCTGGAGGCGCTGGCGGGCTTCTACGCCGCCGGCGGCTCGGCGGTGGATGTGGCGCGCGAAGCCCTGGCGCGCATCGCCGCCTTCAACGACCCGGCGCTGTTCATCACCGCGGTTCCGGAGGCCGATGTGCTGGCCCGCGCCGCCAATTTGCCGCCCGGCCCGCTGCATGGCGTGCCCTTCGTGGTGAAGGACAATATTGACGCGGCCGGCCTGCCCACCACCGCCGCCTGCCCCGATTACGCGCGCATGCCTGCCGAGGACGCGCCCGCCGTGGCGCGGCTGCTGGCGGCCGGCGCGCTGCTGCTGGGCAAGGTCAATCTCGACCAGTTCGCCACGGGGCTGAACGGCACGCGCAGCCCCTATGGCACGCCGCGCAACGCTTTGCGGGCCGATCTCATTCCCGGCGGTTCCTCCAGCGGTTCGGCCACGGCGGTCGCGGCTGGCATCGCCGCGTTCAGCTATGGGACGGACACGGCAGGCTCCGGCCGCGTGCCCGCCGCCGCGCAGAATATCGTCGGCCTCAAGCCGAGCCTGGGGCTGATCCCCACGCGCGGCGCCGTGCCCGCCTGCCGGTCGCTGGATTGCATTTCCATCTTCGCGCAGAACGTGGCGGATGCGGCCGCCGTGCTCGCCATCGCGGCCGGGCCGGATGCGGCGGACCCTTACAGCCGCGCCGCCCCTGCCGGTTGGCGCAGCATGGAAGCCGCGCCACCGGCGCTGCGCCTGGCCGTGCCGGAACAGGCGCAACTGCTGTTCGATACGCCGGATGACGCGGCACTTTTCGCGGGCGCGGTCGCCCGCGCCGAGGCGATGGGTGCCACCATCACCCGCGTGGATATCGCGCCCTTCCTGGCCGTCGCCCGGCGCCTCTACGACGGCGCCTGGGTAGCCGAGCGCACCTCGGCCCTGCGCGAATGGGTGTTGGAGCGCCCCGCCGCATTGCACCCCGTCACGCGCAGCATCCTGGAAGGGGGCCTCGGCCGCCTCACCGTGGATGCCTTTGATGATTTCCACGCAGCTGCCGAGGCGCGGCTGCTGGCCCGCCAGCTCTTCGCCGGTTGCGACGCGCTGCTGCTGCCCACCTGCCCCGGCGTGCCCACGCTGGCGATGCTGGCGGCCAAGCCCATCGCCGCCAATAGCCGCCTTGGCACCTACACGAATTTCGTGAATCTCTGCGACCTCTCGGCCCTGGCCATCCCCTCCGGCTTCCGCGCCGATGGCGTGCCGGCGGGTATCACGCTGGTGGGTCCGGCCTTCAGCGAAGGGCGCCTGGCTGGCATCGGGGCGGCGATGCATCACGCGGCCGGCCTCGGGCCCACGCCGCCCGCGCCAGCCGAACTCGCGGCCGATGAGCTGGGGCTGTTCTGCATCGGGGCGCATATGTCCGGCCTGCCGCTGAACGGCCAGGTGCGCGGCTTTGGCGGGCGCTTCCTTCGCGCCGCACGCACCGTGCCGAGCTACCGCCTCTATGACCTCGGCAACCGCCCCGGCATGGTCCGCGCGGCCAGCGGCGGTGCGGCCATCCTCGGCGAGATCTGGGCGCTGCCGGCGGCGCAGATCGGCCCCTTCCTCGCCGCCATCCCGCCGCCGCTCGGCTTTGGCCGCGTGACGCTGGAGGATGGCAGCAGCGTGCTCGGCTTCCAGGCCGAAAGCGAAGGTGTGGCGGCCGCGCCCGAGATCACCGCGCGCGGCGGCTGGCGCGCGCATCTGGCGGCGAAGTGA
- a CDS encoding alpha/beta hydrolase: MTLDVTKLNWGSLSQRERDAAYNNSEAVPDSGALIEERNQASAPFRAAHASAVDLPYGESQREQWDLFPGGNPEAPTLVFIHGGYWQRNRREDFAAMAEGALAMGWNVGICGYSLCPDVTMTRIAYQIHTALDWLSAEGPKYGFNGPIVLTGWSAGGHLTALGAEHPAVTAAIAISGVFELGPIRDTYLNVALKLTDEEIAELSPMRRPVVQKPMAIVYGAAELPELCRQSRDFHRLRAEAQAPGPLLPIPGADHFRVLEALRQPDGALLRLAAELLR, encoded by the coding sequence ATGACCCTCGACGTGACGAAACTGAACTGGGGCAGCCTGTCCCAGCGCGAACGTGACGCCGCCTACAACAACTCCGAGGCCGTGCCCGACAGCGGCGCGCTGATCGAGGAGCGCAACCAGGCCTCCGCCCCTTTCCGCGCCGCCCACGCCAGTGCCGTGGACCTGCCCTATGGCGAGAGCCAGCGCGAGCAATGGGACCTGTTCCCCGGCGGCAATCCGGAAGCGCCGACGCTGGTTTTCATCCATGGCGGCTATTGGCAGCGCAACCGGCGCGAGGATTTCGCGGCCATGGCCGAAGGCGCGCTCGCCATGGGCTGGAATGTCGGCATTTGCGGCTACAGCCTGTGCCCCGATGTGACGATGACGCGCATCGCCTATCAGATCCATACCGCGCTCGACTGGCTCTCCGCCGAGGGGCCGAAATACGGCTTCAACGGCCCCATCGTGCTGACCGGCTGGAGTGCGGGCGGGCATCTGACGGCACTCGGCGCCGAGCATCCGGCCGTGACGGCCGCGATCGCCATCTCGGGCGTGTTCGAACTCGGCCCGATCCGCGACACCTATCTGAATGTGGCGCTGAAGCTGACCGATGAGGAAATCGCCGAATTGTCGCCCATGCGGCGGCCCGTGGTGCAAAAGCCCATGGCGATCGTCTATGGCGCCGCCGAATTGCCGGAGCTTTGCCGCCAGTCGCGCGATTTTCATCGGCTGCGCGCGGAAGCCCAGGCGCCCGGTCCGCTCCTGCCGATCCCCGGCGCCGATCACTTCCGCGTGCTGGAGGCGCTGCGCCAGCCCGATGGCGCGTTGCTGCGCCTGGCCGCCGAGTTGCTGCGATGA
- a CDS encoding ABC transporter ATP-binding protein — translation MAAEPLNILDITHVTKRFDFPNQKQGGQKIVALQDASLSIRKGEFVCLIGPSGCGKSTLLRMIGGFETASEGRLDMWGKPIGEPGPDRGMVFQDYGLFPWLNVAKNVGFGPAARGRPSAEVAETTKRFVDMVGLTRFAEAYPHQLSGGMKQRVAIARVLANEAEIVLMDEPFGALDAMTRENLQQELLDIWQRTKLTVIFVTHAIEEAILMADRIVVMSTNPGRIVADERVDLPRPRDPTDPDFNTLRRHFAAMLGGHH, via the coding sequence ATGGCGGCTGAACCGCTGAACATCCTCGACATCACGCATGTCACGAAGCGCTTCGACTTCCCCAATCAAAAGCAGGGGGGTCAAAAGATCGTGGCCCTCCAGGACGCCTCGCTCTCGATCCGCAAGGGCGAGTTCGTCTGCCTCATCGGCCCTTCCGGCTGCGGCAAATCCACGCTGCTGCGCATGATCGGCGGCTTCGAGACGGCCAGCGAAGGCCGGCTCGACATGTGGGGCAAGCCGATCGGCGAGCCGGGGCCGGATCGCGGCATGGTCTTCCAGGATTATGGCCTGTTCCCGTGGCTGAACGTCGCGAAGAATGTCGGCTTCGGCCCCGCCGCGCGCGGCCGCCCCTCGGCCGAGGTGGCCGAGACCACCAAGCGCTTCGTGGATATGGTCGGCCTGACGCGCTTCGCCGAGGCCTATCCGCACCAGCTCTCGGGCGGCATGAAGCAGCGCGTCGCCATCGCCCGCGTGCTGGCCAATGAGGCCGAGATCGTCCTGATGGACGAGCCCTTCGGCGCGCTGGACGCGATGACGCGCGAGAATCTCCAGCAGGAATTGCTCGACATCTGGCAGCGCACGAAGCTGACGGTGATCTTCGTGACGCACGCCATCGAGGAAGCGATCCTCATGGCCGATCGCATCGTCGTCATGTCCACCAATCCTGGCCGCATCGTGGCCGATGAGCGGGTGGACCTGCCCCGCCCGCGTGACCCGACGGACCCCGATTTCAACACGCTGCGCCGCCACTTCGCCGCCATGCTGGGAGGCCACCATTGA
- a CDS encoding thioesterase family protein — protein MRAPPGRRADYRWFLAMATRWMDNDIYGHMNNVQHYSFFDTLVARFLLAHGVLDLGSSPHVGLVVETGCRYHAPLAFPDEVTGGLRVTRLGTSSITYALALFRNDEDQAAAEGHFTHVYVKRAAQSETVPLPPALRAAGAAVAGD, from the coding sequence GTGAGGGCGCCGCCCGGCCGCCGCGCCGATTATCGCTGGTTCCTGGCCATGGCCACGCGCTGGATGGACAATGACATCTACGGCCACATGAACAACGTCCAGCATTACAGCTTCTTCGACACGCTGGTGGCGCGCTTCCTGCTGGCGCATGGCGTGCTGGATCTGGGCAGCAGCCCGCATGTCGGCCTCGTGGTCGAGACCGGCTGCCGCTATCACGCGCCCCTCGCCTTCCCGGATGAGGTCACGGGCGGGCTGCGCGTCACGCGGCTTGGCACCTCCTCGATCACCTATGCGCTGGCGCTGTTCCGCAATGATGAGGATCAGGCGGCGGCGGAGGGGCATTTCACCCATGTCTATGTGAAGCGCGCGGCGCAATCCGAGACTGTCCCGCTGCCGCCAGCCCTGCGCGCGGCAGGTGCCGCCGTCGCGGGCGATTGA
- a CDS encoding polysaccharide deacetylase family protein codes for MKPTDRIAYAAPQDRAPRPGPNGAKVLVYFVINIEEWGIERPMPRQVLPAPTGLAVVPDVANWAWHEYGMRVGFWRMFKACEARGIKPTLSINANVCNSYPRVAGAARDAGWEFMGHGFRQIPTHQILDQREMVRDAVETIRAFTGKPPAGWLGPGLTQTLDTSDILAEHGIRYCADWVVDDVPVPVQTRHGPIWSMPYSVELNDIPMIMVQHHQAEELQARTLAQLDRLLAEAETEGCKVMGLAVHPYISGVPHRIGVLEATLDAIASRPGAVFAQGAEILDWWEAA; via the coding sequence TTGAAGCCCACTGATCGCATCGCCTACGCCGCCCCGCAGGACCGCGCGCCGCGCCCCGGGCCGAATGGCGCGAAGGTGCTGGTCTATTTCGTCATCAACATCGAGGAATGGGGCATCGAGCGGCCCATGCCGCGCCAGGTGCTGCCGGCCCCCACGGGCCTGGCTGTCGTGCCGGATGTGGCGAACTGGGCCTGGCATGAATACGGCATGCGCGTGGGCTTTTGGCGCATGTTCAAGGCCTGCGAGGCACGTGGCATCAAGCCCACCCTCTCGATCAATGCCAATGTCTGCAATTCCTATCCGCGCGTGGCCGGTGCCGCGCGCGATGCCGGCTGGGAATTCATGGGCCATGGCTTCCGCCAGATCCCGACGCACCAGATCCTCGACCAGCGCGAAATGGTGCGCGACGCCGTCGAGACCATCCGCGCCTTCACCGGCAAGCCGCCCGCAGGCTGGCTTGGCCCGGGCCTGACCCAGACGCTGGATACCTCGGATATCCTGGCCGAACACGGCATCCGCTACTGCGCCGATTGGGTGGTGGATGACGTGCCGGTGCCGGTGCAAACCAGGCACGGCCCCATCTGGTCCATGCCCTATTCCGTCGAACTCAACGATATTCCGATGATCATGGTGCAGCACCATCAGGCCGAGGAATTGCAGGCCCGCACCCTGGCACAACTCGACCGCCTGCTGGCCGAAGCCGAGACGGAAGGCTGCAAGGTCATGGGCCTGGCCGTGCATCCCTATATCTCGGGCGTGCCGCACCGCATCGGCGTGCTGGAAGCCACACTGGACGCCATTGCCAGCCGGCCCGGGGCGGTGTTCGCTCAAGGGGCCGAAATTCTGGATTGGTGGGAAGCCGCATGA
- a CDS encoding NrtA/SsuA/CpmA family ABC transporter substrate-binding protein, with translation MSLHRRTLLAASAGTLATPAIVAAQGTRVKMGALRLIHSITPFFYERFMPEGMTIEVIPFESPTEGKNAVVTRSVDFGAFGIAAGILGAAAREPVTVIGSCCDKGMAVVARKDGPINTLADLRGKRVGIWPGSTQEVFIRERLRMEGMNIRDITSIRVSFSEMHAALARGDIDAYVGAEPGPGISQVTGIGKVVEFPYSTPMGTLNMIFATHYETTQRNAALCTTMLGVHRRASEFAAGNRAAAIEMAVARLGMQRPALEISIENVELNWRMTPVMVERSRTYAQHMLELQQIRAVPDFNTFFNTRFSDELARTA, from the coding sequence ATGAGCCTTCATCGCCGCACGCTGCTGGCCGCGTCAGCTGGCACCTTGGCCACGCCCGCCATCGTCGCTGCCCAGGGAACCCGGGTGAAGATGGGGGCCCTGCGCCTCATCCACTCCATCACCCCCTTCTTCTATGAGCGCTTCATGCCCGAGGGCATGACCATCGAGGTCATTCCCTTCGAAAGCCCGACCGAGGGCAAGAACGCCGTCGTCACCCGCAGCGTGGATTTCGGCGCCTTCGGCATCGCCGCCGGCATCCTGGGGGCGGCCGCGCGCGAACCCGTGACCGTCATCGGTTCCTGCTGCGACAAGGGCATGGCCGTGGTCGCCCGCAAGGATGGCCCGATCAACACGCTGGCCGATCTGCGCGGCAAGCGCGTCGGCATCTGGCCCGGCTCGACGCAGGAGGTCTTCATCCGTGAGCGGCTGCGCATGGAGGGCATGAACATCCGCGACATCACCAGCATCCGCGTGAGCTTCAGCGAGATGCATGCGGCCCTCGCCCGTGGCGATATTGATGCCTATGTGGGCGCGGAACCCGGCCCCGGCATCAGCCAGGTGACGGGCATCGGCAAGGTCGTGGAATTCCCATACTCCACGCCGATGGGCACGCTGAACATGATCTTCGCGACCCATTACGAGACGACGCAACGCAACGCCGCCCTCTGCACCACCATGCTGGGCGTGCATCGCCGCGCTTCGGAATTCGCCGCGGGCAATCGCGCGGCGGCGATCGAGATGGCCGTGGCGCGCCTGGGCATGCAGCGCCCGGCACTCGAGATCAGCATCGAGAATGTGGAGCTGAACTGGCGCATGACGCCGGTGATGGTGGAGCGCAGCCGCACCTACGCCCAGCACATGCTGGAATTGCAGCAGATCCGCGCCGTGCCGGATTTCAACACCTTCTTCAACACCCGCTTCTCCGACGAGCTGGCGCGCACGGCGTGA
- a CDS encoding D-2-hydroxyacid dehydrogenase family protein: MPTLNRLAILDDYQDVTLKLGPWERLAELDITVFRDTLAEREALITRLMPFDAILAMRERTPFPRELIERLPNLKLLITTGERNRGIDAEACAERGIVFSGTPSFGAPTVDLTWGLILSLARRIPEQVNALHAGHWQTQLGVGLEGRTLGVVGLGKLGTKVARVGQALGMKVIAWSTNLTAEAAAAVGATRVEKAELFAQADVVTLHLILSDRSRGIVGAAELGAMKPGAMLVNTSRGPLVDQPALLEALHAGRIQAGIDVYDVEPLPESHPLLKAANTVLTPHLGYVTEENYRAYFQGAVEAIEAFHAGTPIRVIKG; encoded by the coding sequence ATGCCCACACTGAACCGCCTCGCCATTCTCGATGACTATCAGGATGTCACGCTCAAGCTCGGCCCCTGGGAGCGCCTGGCGGAGCTGGACATCACCGTTTTCCGCGACACGCTCGCGGAGCGGGAGGCGCTCATCACGCGCCTCATGCCTTTCGATGCGATCCTCGCCATGCGCGAGCGCACCCCCTTCCCGCGCGAGCTGATCGAGCGGCTGCCCAACCTCAAGCTGCTGATCACCACCGGCGAGCGCAATCGCGGCATTGATGCCGAGGCCTGCGCCGAGCGTGGCATCGTCTTCTCCGGCACGCCAAGCTTCGGCGCGCCGACGGTGGATCTGACCTGGGGCCTGATCCTCTCCCTCGCGCGTCGCATTCCGGAGCAGGTGAATGCGCTGCATGCGGGCCATTGGCAGACCCAGCTGGGTGTGGGGCTGGAGGGCCGGACGCTGGGTGTTGTGGGCCTGGGCAAGCTCGGCACCAAGGTCGCCCGGGTGGGCCAGGCGCTGGGCATGAAGGTGATCGCCTGGAGCACCAACCTGACCGCCGAGGCCGCCGCCGCCGTGGGTGCCACGCGGGTGGAAAAGGCCGAGCTTTTCGCGCAGGCCGATGTGGTGACGCTGCACCTGATCCTCTCGGACCGCTCGCGCGGGATCGTGGGTGCCGCCGAGCTGGGCGCGATGAAGCCGGGTGCCATGCTGGTCAACACCTCACGCGGGCCGCTGGTGGATCAGCCGGCCCTGCTGGAGGCGCTGCATGCCGGGCGCATCCAGGCCGGCATTGACGTCTATGACGTGGAGCCGCTGCCCGAGAGCCACCCGCTGCTCAAGGCGGCCAACACCGTGCTGACGCCGCATCTGGGCTATGTGACCGAGGAGAATTACCGCGCCTATTTCCAGGGTGCCGTGGAAGCGATCGAAGCATTCCATGCCGGCACGCCAATCCGCGTCATCAAGGGCTGA
- a CDS encoding ABC transporter permease, whose amino-acid sequence MSAAASGSGARGLLLALCAPLLFLAFWHFSTSGLAFSLIPPPLDVGIQLWDLAFGGVWDDLYSRTLLEHAFASVSRVYGGFVLAAALALPLGMMIGRIWLVRAVLDPTLQLMRPIPVTAWLPLAMIVFGIGPRSAFFLVFLGAFYPILVNTIFGVRNVEPRLFEAARMLGVSPSALFWKVVLPASLPSIFTGLRLGLGFAWVVIVVGEMTGVQTGLGAIIMEARQLSRTEIVISGMITIGLLGYLSDYAVQLIGQRLLRWSPQHGG is encoded by the coding sequence GTGAGTGCGGCGGCCTCCGGGAGCGGCGCGCGCGGGCTTCTGCTCGCGCTCTGCGCGCCGCTTCTGTTCCTCGCCTTCTGGCATTTCTCGACCTCGGGGCTGGCCTTCAGCCTGATCCCGCCGCCCCTGGATGTCGGCATCCAGCTGTGGGACCTGGCTTTTGGCGGCGTCTGGGATGATCTCTATTCCAGGACGTTGCTGGAACACGCCTTTGCCAGCGTCAGCCGCGTCTATGGCGGCTTCGTTCTGGCGGCCGCACTTGCCCTGCCGCTCGGCATGATGATCGGCCGCATCTGGCTGGTGCGCGCCGTGCTGGACCCGACGCTGCAACTCATGCGGCCCATCCCCGTCACGGCCTGGTTGCCGCTGGCGATGATCGTCTTCGGCATCGGCCCGCGCTCGGCGTTTTTCCTGGTGTTTCTCGGCGCCTTCTATCCGATCCTGGTGAACACCATCTTCGGCGTCCGCAATGTGGAGCCGCGGCTGTTCGAGGCCGCGCGCATGCTGGGCGTCTCGCCCTCGGCACTGTTCTGGAAGGTGGTGCTGCCGGCCTCGCTGCCCTCCATCTTCACCGGGTTGCGCCTGGGCCTCGGCTTCGCTTGGGTGGTGATCGTGGTGGGGGAGATGACAGGCGTGCAGACCGGGCTTGGCGCCATCATCATGGAGGCGCGGCAGCTTTCCCGCACGGAGATCGTCATCAGCGGCATGATCACCATCGGCCTGCTGGGCTATCTCTCGGATTACGCGGTGCAGCTGATCGGTCAACGCCTGCTGCGCTGGAGCCCGCAACATGGCGGCTGA